The Campylobacter sp. RM10537 genome has a segment encoding these proteins:
- the cmeU gene encoding CmeU family protein yields MEKSEIVKNLNALFKKRSEFYSFFDENIEKLQNTEVFDFKNAKDLNAEEIYKLFYHYDYAIRKILPAIYKAYKITNVDLEKDF; encoded by the coding sequence ATGGAAAAATCAGAAATTGTTAAGAATTTAAATGCTTTATTTAAAAAAAGATCAGAATTTTATTCTTTTTTTGATGAAAATATTGAAAAATTACAAAATACTGAAGTTTTTGATTTTAAAAATGCAAAGGATTTAAATGCTGAAGAGATATATAAATTGTTTTATCATTATGATTATGCAATAAGAAAAATATTACCAGCTATTTATAAGGCTTATAAAATTACAAATGTTGATTTAGAAAAAGATTTCTAA
- a CDS encoding efflux transporter outer membrane subunit: MNKIISMSITASLGLFISACSLSPNLNIPEANYTFANDKQNNNNIDQKWWKEFEDDHLNKLVNLALKNNSDLKIAYIHLKQASAQLGIDFSNLMPKFDASANALRSKTSINAPTNKSGQFNYGNDFKIGLNLSYEIDLWGKYRDSYRASKSSFEASQYDYEAARLSIISNTVQTYFNLVNAYENENILQQAYEAAQEIYRINNEKFSTGTTGEYELSQAKANLESISLQYNQAQLNKENYLKALKILTSNDLNDILYQDQDYQTFNLKEFDIPTGITSEILLQRPDISSSLEKLMQKNYLIGVARSAFLPSLSLTGLLGFESNDLDTLVKNGSKTWNIGGSFLMPIFHWGEINENINLAKLNKDEAFINYENTLKTAFGEIRYALISRKNIRLQYDNALSSEQAYKRIYEIAKERYDIGEMSLQDYLEARQNWLNSQINFNNTKYSYANSIVDVIKAFGGGFNQQDENSWESTQKEEIQNLENSLK; this comes from the coding sequence ATGAATAAAATTATTTCTATGAGTATTACTGCGAGTCTTGGATTATTTATTTCAGCTTGCTCTTTAAGTCCGAATTTAAATATTCCTGAAGCGAATTATACTTTTGCCAATGATAAACAAAATAATAATAACATTGATCAAAAATGGTGGAAAGAATTTGAAGATGATCATTTAAATAAACTCGTCAATTTGGCTCTTAAAAACAATTCTGATTTAAAAATTGCTTATATACATTTAAAACAAGCTAGTGCTCAATTAGGAATTGATTTTAGCAATTTAATGCCAAAATTTGATGCAAGTGCAAATGCTTTAAGAAGTAAAACTTCAATAAATGCACCAACAAACAAAAGCGGTCAATTTAATTATGGCAATGACTTTAAGATAGGTCTTAATTTAAGCTATGAAATTGATCTTTGGGGTAAATACCGAGATTCTTACAGAGCAAGTAAATCTTCTTTTGAGGCAAGTCAATATGATTATGAAGCAGCAAGACTTTCTATCATTTCAAATACAGTTCAAACATATTTCAATCTTGTGAATGCATATGAAAATGAAAATATTTTGCAACAAGCCTATGAAGCAGCACAAGAAATTTATCGCATTAATAATGAAAAATTTTCAACAGGAACTACTGGAGAATATGAATTATCCCAAGCTAAAGCTAATCTTGAAAGTATTTCTTTACAGTATAATCAAGCACAACTTAATAAAGAAAATTATCTCAAAGCTCTAAAAATATTAACTTCAAATGATTTAAATGACATACTTTATCAAGACCAAGACTATCAAACTTTTAATCTTAAAGAATTTGATATTCCAACTGGAATTACTAGTGAGATCTTATTGCAACGCCCAGATATTAGCTCTTCTTTAGAGAAACTCATGCAAAAAAATTATCTTATAGGTGTTGCTCGTTCGGCTTTCTTGCCTAGTCTTTCTTTAACTGGGCTTTTAGGTTTTGAAAGTAATGATTTAGATACTTTAGTAAAAAATGGATCTAAAACTTGGAATATAGGTGGAAGTTTTTTAATGCCTATTTTTCACTGGGGCGAAATAAATGAAAATATTAATTTAGCTAAATTAAATAAAGATGAGGCCTTTATAAACTATGAAAATACTTTAAAAACAGCTTTTGGAGAAATTCGATATGCTTTAATTTCTAGAAAAAATATACGCTTGCAATATGACAATGCTTTATCAAGCGAGCAAGCTTATAAAAGAATTTATGAAATTGCTAAAGAACGTTATGATATAGGAGAAATGTCTTTACAAGATTATTTAGAAGCTCGACAAAATTGGCTTAATTCTCAAATTAATTTTAACAATACAAAATACTCTTATGCTAACTCTATAGTAGATGTTATTAAAGCTTTTGGTGGAGGATTTAATCAACAAGATGAAAATTCTTGGGAAAGCACTCAAAAAGAAGAAATTCAAAATTTAGAGAACTCTTTAAAATAA
- a CDS encoding efflux RND transporter permease subunit, giving the protein MFSKFFIERPIFASVVAIIISISGAIGLINLPVEQYPALTPPTVQVTASYTGADAQTIASTVATPIEDAINGVDNMIYMDSTSSTGQMKLTVYFDIGTDPDQATVNVNNRISAATAKLPEAVKKLGVTVRKSSSSILEVISIYSDDNSMSDVDIFNYTTLNILDELKRIPGVGDASAIGGKNYSMRIWLKPDLLNKFNITATDVINAINEQNAQYATGKIGEEPVINKSAQVLSITMQGRLSTPKEFENIILRTNKDRSFLRIKDIANVEIGSQEYSSTGRLGSKPAVPIMINLQSGANAVSTAKLINQRLEELSKNFPQGLKYKVPFDTTIFVKASIKEVIKTFAEALILVLIVMYLFLKNFRSTLIPMIAVPVSLLGTFAVLYLLGFSINLLTLFALVLAIGIVVDDAIIVVENIDRIIHSDPNISIKDAAIQAMNEVSSPVISIVLVLCAVFIPVSFISGFVGEIQKQFALTLAASVAISGFVALTLTPSLSAIFLTRNESKPFYFVQKFNDFFDWSTSVFSAGVAYMLKRTIRFVLIFCIMLGAIFYLYKIVPNSLVPTEDQGVVMSIINLPAGSPIHKTIEEVESMNKNISKIDSIESAVSLVGFDLFTSSLKENAAATFLKLKDWSERKLSSDQIIGMLFGQYANDRNAQSYFLNLPAIPGLSLTGGFEMYAQNKSGKTYDQIQQDINKLLEVARKRKELSNVRTTLDTNFPQYKLIIDRDKMKYFNLNMQDVFNTISATIGTYYVNDFPMLGKNFQVNIRALGDFRNTQDALRNIFVRSNDGKMIPLNSFLTLARSAGPDDVKRFNLFPAALIQGDPAPGYTSGQAIEAISTVAKETLGSDYSIAWSGSAYQEVNSKGTGLYAFILGMVFVFLILAAQYERWLIPLAVVTAVPFAAFGSFLLVALSGFDNDIYFQTGLLLLIGLSAKNAILIIEFAMEEHLKKGKSVFDAAVSAAKLRFRPIVMTSLAFTFGVLPMIFAHGAGSAARHALGTGLIGGMVAASTLAIFFVPLFFYLLENLSIWIDKKRGKIHE; this is encoded by the coding sequence ATGTTCTCTAAATTTTTTATAGAAAGGCCAATATTTGCTTCTGTTGTTGCAATTATTATTTCAATTTCTGGAGCTATAGGTTTAATTAATTTACCTGTAGAACAATATCCTGCACTAACTCCTCCTACAGTCCAAGTAACGGCAAGTTACACAGGTGCAGATGCCCAAACTATAGCTTCAACCGTTGCAACTCCTATTGAAGATGCAATCAATGGAGTTGATAATATGATTTATATGGACTCTACAAGTTCTACAGGTCAAATGAAACTCACAGTTTATTTTGATATAGGAACCGATCCTGATCAAGCAACGGTCAATGTAAACAATAGAATTTCCGCTGCAACAGCAAAACTCCCAGAAGCAGTTAAAAAGCTTGGAGTAACGGTTAGAAAATCTTCTTCTTCGATACTTGAAGTTATCTCTATCTATTCAGATGATAACTCAATGAGTGATGTAGATATTTTTAACTACACCACTTTAAATATTTTAGATGAATTAAAAAGAATTCCTGGAGTTGGAGATGCTAGCGCCATAGGGGGTAAAAATTACTCCATGAGAATTTGGCTAAAACCTGATCTATTAAACAAATTTAATATAACCGCTACTGATGTTATTAATGCTATTAATGAACAAAATGCTCAATACGCAACAGGGAAAATTGGTGAAGAACCAGTTATTAATAAGTCTGCTCAAGTGCTTTCTATAACAATGCAAGGAAGACTTTCTACTCCTAAAGAATTTGAAAATATTATCTTAAGAACCAATAAAGATAGATCTTTCTTAAGAATCAAAGATATAGCAAATGTAGAAATAGGATCTCAAGAATATAGTTCAACTGGACGTTTAGGTAGCAAACCAGCCGTTCCAATCATGATTAATTTACAATCAGGTGCTAATGCAGTTAGCACTGCAAAATTAATTAATCAAAGACTTGAGGAACTTTCTAAAAATTTCCCTCAAGGTTTAAAATATAAAGTTCCTTTTGACACAACAATTTTCGTTAAGGCCTCTATTAAAGAAGTGATTAAAACTTTTGCTGAAGCTTTAATTTTGGTTCTTATTGTTATGTATCTTTTCTTGAAAAATTTCAGATCAACTCTTATTCCAATGATCGCTGTTCCTGTTTCATTATTGGGAACTTTTGCCGTACTTTATTTGCTTGGATTTAGTATCAATCTTTTAACTCTTTTTGCTCTTGTTTTAGCTATAGGTATTGTCGTTGATGATGCTATTATTGTAGTTGAAAATATTGACAGAATCATACATTCTGATCCTAATATTTCAATCAAAGATGCAGCCATACAAGCTATGAATGAAGTAAGTTCGCCAGTTATTTCTATTGTTCTTGTTCTTTGTGCTGTTTTTATCCCTGTATCATTTATTTCAGGATTTGTAGGAGAAATTCAAAAGCAATTTGCCCTAACTCTAGCCGCTTCTGTTGCTATCTCGGGGTTTGTTGCACTCACATTAACTCCTTCATTATCTGCAATTTTTTTAACAAGAAATGAGTCAAAACCTTTCTATTTTGTTCAAAAATTTAATGATTTTTTTGATTGGAGCACATCTGTATTTAGTGCTGGTGTAGCTTATATGCTTAAACGTACTATTCGCTTTGTTCTCATTTTTTGTATTATGCTAGGGGCGATTTTTTATTTATATAAAATTGTGCCAAACTCACTTGTGCCAACCGAAGATCAAGGTGTTGTTATGAGTATTATCAATCTACCTGCTGGATCTCCTATACATAAAACCATAGAAGAAGTAGAAAGTATGAATAAAAATATTAGCAAAATTGATAGTATAGAATCGGCTGTTTCTCTTGTAGGTTTTGATCTTTTCACAAGTTCTCTAAAAGAAAATGCTGCGGCAACATTTTTAAAACTAAAAGATTGGAGTGAAAGAAAATTAAGCTCTGATCAAATCATTGGTATGCTATTTGGTCAATATGCAAATGATAGAAATGCTCAAAGCTATTTCCTTAATCTTCCTGCAATTCCTGGACTTAGTCTAACAGGTGGTTTTGAGATGTATGCTCAAAATAAAAGCGGGAAAACTTATGATCAAATTCAACAAGATATTAATAAATTATTAGAAGTAGCAAGAAAAAGAAAAGAATTATCCAATGTAAGAACAACACTTGATACCAATTTTCCACAATATAAGCTTATTATTGACCGAGATAAAATGAAATATTTTAATCTCAATATGCAAGATGTTTTCAATACCATCAGTGCAACAATAGGAACTTATTATGTTAATGACTTTCCTATGTTAGGAAAAAATTTTCAAGTCAATATTCGCGCCTTAGGAGATTTTAGAAATACTCAAGATGCATTAAGAAATATCTTTGTAAGATCAAATGATGGAAAAATGATACCTCTTAACTCATTTTTAACCCTTGCTAGAAGTGCTGGACCTGATGATGTTAAAAGATTTAATCTTTTTCCAGCTGCTCTTATACAAGGTGATCCCGCACCAGGTTATACTTCTGGACAGGCCATTGAAGCGATCTCAACTGTTGCCAAAGAAACTTTAGGAAGCGATTATTCTATTGCTTGGTCAGGATCAGCTTATCAAGAAGTTAATTCCAAAGGAACTGGATTATATGCTTTTATTTTAGGAATGGTTTTTGTATTTTTAATTCTAGCAGCCCAATATGAGAGATGGCTTATTCCACTTGCTGTTGTTACTGCTGTTCCTTTTGCTGCATTTGGTTCTTTTCTTTTAGTAGCTCTTTCAGGGTTTGACAATGATATATATTTTCAAACTGGACTTTTACTTTTAATTGGACTTTCAGCAAAAAATGCAATTTTGATTATCGAATTTGCTATGGAAGAACATCTAAAAAAAGGAAAGAGTGTTTTTGATGCTGCTGTTAGTGCTGCAAAATTAAGATTTAGACCTATTGTTATGACTTCATTAGCTTTTACTTTTGGCGTCTTACCAATGATTTTTGCCCATGGAGCAGGAAGCGCTGCTCGTCATGCTTTAGGAACTGGACTTATAGGTGGAATGGTTGCTGCTTCAACTCTAGCAATTTTCTTTGTTCCATTATTTTTCTATCTTTTAGAAAATCTAAGCATTTGGATTGATAAAAAAAGAGGTAAGATCCATGAATAA